A genomic region of Methanothermobacter sp. CaT2 contains the following coding sequences:
- a CDS encoding 4Fe-4S binding protein, producing MKAWLKFSPNIVNKSIISEAIKKYDIEFNILRANITPRGGKMLVEISGPEEREGIDFIEEAGIEVHPAVRVVKKDREKCMDCGACVSLCPVGAICIQDDWEILLDDKKCIGCSFCVNSCPTGAIVLFD from the coding sequence ATGAAGGCCTGGCTTAAATTCTCACCGAACATTGTTAACAAGTCAATAATATCAGAAGCCATAAAGAAATATGACATCGAATTCAACATCCTCAGGGCAAACATCACACCCCGCGGGGGTAAGATGCTCGTTGAGATCAGCGGCCCCGAGGAGAGGGAGGGGATAGACTTCATAGAGGAGGCCGGTATAGAGGTGCACCCGGCAGTGAGGGTCGTTAAGAAGGACCGTGAGAAGTGCATGGACTGCGGCGCCTGTGTATCCCTCTGCCCGGTTGGCGCCATATGCATCCAGGATGACTGGGAGATCCTCCTCGATGATAAGAAATGTATCGGCTGCAGCTTCTGTGTGAACTCCTGCCCCACAGGGGCCATAGTGCTCTTTGACTGA
- a CDS encoding homocysteine biosynthesis protein codes for MKTIEEINQKIRDGDAVVVTAAEMTRIVAENGPMDAAKEVDVVTTGTFGAMCSSGAFLNFGHSDPPIKMARTYLNGVEAYSGLAAVDAYIGAAQPNRDPEIGLEYGGSHVIEDLIRGKEVELVAEAYGTDCYPLKNVETLISLETINQAVMVNPRNCYQNYAVAVNSTQETLYTYMGTLLPNYGNVTYSSAGELSPLLNDPYFQTIGVGTRIFLCGAEGYIVGEGTQHSTESERRNGVPVSPSGTLMLKGNMKDMDPEYVRGATMPRYGPTLYVGAGIPIPVLNEDIAAATGISDEDIVCRVIDYGVPRRSRPVVKETNYKELKSGKIEINGMEVPTSPLSSIRRAIKIAEELKSWIERGDFLLTEPVKSLPSRSATRPLEIRRPSIMVRELESKPVIITHQEDDLKDVARKMVDNNINHIPVVDSEGVLRGIVTSWDIADAVARGKKKLRDIMTRRVVVARENEPVDVVARRIDKYNISGLPIVDDENRVKGIVTAEDISRLIGKVDNRGESI; via the coding sequence TTGAAGACAATTGAGGAGATAAACCAGAAGATCAGGGATGGGGATGCTGTGGTTGTCACCGCAGCCGAGATGACAAGGATAGTTGCTGAAAACGGCCCCATGGACGCTGCAAAGGAAGTTGATGTTGTTACAACAGGTACATTTGGTGCTATGTGTTCATCAGGCGCTTTCCTCAACTTCGGACACTCAGATCCACCCATAAAGATGGCGAGGACCTACCTCAATGGTGTTGAGGCCTACTCTGGACTCGCTGCGGTTGATGCATACATAGGTGCAGCACAGCCAAACCGCGACCCCGAGATAGGGCTTGAATATGGGGGCTCACATGTAATAGAGGACCTAATAAGGGGGAAGGAGGTTGAACTGGTGGCAGAGGCCTATGGAACAGACTGCTACCCCCTCAAGAATGTTGAGACCCTCATAAGCCTTGAGACCATAAACCAGGCGGTCATGGTTAACCCTAGGAACTGCTACCAGAACTATGCAGTGGCGGTTAACTCCACACAGGAGACACTCTACACCTACATGGGAACACTGCTCCCAAACTATGGGAACGTCACCTACTCAAGTGCAGGGGAGCTCAGCCCCCTCCTCAATGACCCCTACTTCCAGACCATAGGTGTCGGCACAAGGATATTCCTCTGCGGCGCAGAGGGTTACATAGTGGGGGAGGGTACCCAGCACTCAACTGAATCTGAGAGGAGAAATGGTGTACCAGTTTCACCATCAGGCACCCTCATGCTGAAGGGTAACATGAAGGATATGGATCCCGAATATGTGCGTGGAGCCACAATGCCAAGGTATGGCCCAACACTCTATGTGGGCGCCGGGATACCCATACCCGTGCTCAACGAGGACATAGCGGCTGCAACAGGAATATCGGATGAGGATATAGTCTGCAGGGTAATTGACTACGGTGTGCCCCGAAGATCAAGACCCGTGGTGAAGGAGACCAATTATAAGGAGCTCAAATCAGGGAAGATTGAAATAAACGGGATGGAGGTCCCTACATCACCCCTCTCATCAATCAGGAGAGCCATCAAGATTGCAGAAGAACTCAAATCATGGATTGAAAGGGGCGATTTCCTGCTCACAGAGCCAGTTAAGAGCCTCCCATCAAGATCAGCCACCAGACCCCTTGAGATAAGAAGACCATCCATCATGGTGAGGGAACTTGAAAGCAAACCAGTAATAATAACCCACCAGGAGGACGACCTTAAGGATGTGGCCAGGAAGATGGTTGACAATAACATAAACCACATACCCGTCGTTGACAGTGAGGGCGTCCTCAGGGGTATAGTGACATCATGGGACATTGCAGACGCAGTGGCAAGGGGTAAGAAGAAGCTCAGGGATATCATGACCCGCAGGGTGGTTGTTGCAAGGGAAAATGAACCCGTCGACGTTGTCGCAAGGCGCATAGATAAGTATAACATTTCAGGTTTACCCATAGTTGATGATGAAAACCGTGTTAAGGGTATAGTAACCGCCGAGGACATTTCAAGGTTAATAGGGAAAGTGGATAACAGGGGAGAATCAATATGA
- a CDS encoding TldD/PmbA family protein — MEIDNDYLGSILRDIEDMVEYADIRAGSSRTSSILMKDGNLQEVKCGSASGFRIRVLRNGSWGFAFTDKPSQLAEMALKAIKMAGSLRGDVQVGSGAPSVDKTRVRSSRPPSDVPADEKRELVSDAHHAASVDGVVSTTVSYVDMESSSVFLNSEGSLIEMDETRVALFLNAVASDGSGIQFGHKSCGGTGGFEILEREDIEELGRRAGEKAVRLLRASPPPSGRFDIVTDPELTGVFIHEALGHAAEADLILQGDSILEGKLGERIASEGVTIIDDPTLEGFGSYSYDAEGVRAAETVLVEKGVLTSLLNSRETAFKLGLEPSGNARSAIGDQPIVRMSNTYLKPGDLSFDELIEDIRDGVYLRGSRGGQVDTGKGIFQFNAAESFRIQDGELAEPVKDVSLSGNVLETLKNVDGVGSDFRLGIGFCGKSGQSVPVGDGGPHVRIRNAMVGGT; from the coding sequence ATGGAGATTGACAATGATTATCTTGGCAGCATACTGAGGGACATAGAGGATATGGTGGAATATGCAGATATAAGGGCTGGCAGCTCCAGGACCAGTTCTATTCTGATGAAGGACGGTAACCTGCAGGAGGTTAAATGTGGGAGCGCCTCTGGTTTCAGGATAAGGGTGCTGAGGAATGGTTCATGGGGATTCGCCTTTACAGATAAACCATCCCAGCTGGCTGAAATGGCCCTGAAGGCCATAAAGATGGCAGGGTCCCTCAGGGGTGATGTCCAGGTGGGTTCAGGTGCTCCCTCTGTTGACAAAACCAGGGTAAGGTCATCCCGGCCACCCTCAGATGTCCCTGCAGATGAGAAGAGGGAGCTGGTATCAGATGCACACCATGCAGCATCAGTTGATGGTGTTGTGAGCACCACTGTGAGCTACGTTGACATGGAGAGTTCATCCGTCTTCCTGAACTCAGAGGGGTCCCTCATTGAGATGGATGAGACCCGCGTCGCCCTCTTTCTAAACGCTGTTGCCTCTGATGGCTCAGGGATACAGTTCGGTCATAAAAGCTGCGGCGGAACCGGCGGCTTCGAAATACTGGAGAGGGAGGACATCGAGGAGCTCGGTCGCAGGGCCGGTGAAAAGGCTGTCAGGCTCCTCAGGGCTAGTCCGCCGCCATCAGGACGTTTTGACATAGTAACTGACCCTGAACTTACAGGTGTATTCATACATGAGGCCCTGGGGCATGCAGCCGAGGCAGACCTTATACTGCAGGGTGACTCAATACTCGAGGGTAAACTGGGTGAGAGGATTGCATCTGAGGGTGTTACCATCATCGACGACCCTACACTTGAGGGTTTCGGAAGTTACAGCTACGATGCAGAGGGTGTGAGGGCCGCCGAAACAGTTCTCGTGGAGAAGGGAGTCCTCACTTCACTGTTGAACTCCAGGGAAACAGCCTTTAAACTTGGACTTGAACCATCAGGGAATGCCCGTTCAGCCATAGGGGACCAGCCCATTGTCAGGATGAGCAACACATACCTCAAACCTGGTGATTTATCCTTTGATGAACTCATAGAGGACATCAGGGATGGTGTCTACCTGAGGGGTTCAAGGGGGGGTCAGGTGGATACCGGTAAGGGTATCTTCCAGTTCAATGCTGCTGAGTCATTCCGTATACAGGATGGTGAACTTGCAGAACCAGTGAAGGATGTCTCCCTCTCAGGGAACGTCCTGGAGACCCTCAAAAATGTTGACGGGGTCGGTTCAGACTTCAGACTGGGGATCGGCTTCTGCGGTAAATCAGGACAGAGCGTCCCTGTGGGTGATGGGGGCCCCCATGTGAGGATAAGGAATGCCATGGTGGGTGGAACATGA
- a CDS encoding TIGR00296 family protein: MKYTPLSRDEGRLLVKIARMAIEEHLRGSETLRLPDNLPEVFRKKRGIFVTLEKNGNLRGCIGYPEPTKPLIDALVEAAISAATCDPRFPPVKPEELDDIEIEVSVLTPPEPIEVESPAEYPKVIRVGVDGLIVERGWARGLLLPQVATEWGWDAEEFLCNTCMKAGLPPDCFYDPETRVYRFQAQIFHEDD, translated from the coding sequence ATGAAGTACACACCATTATCAAGGGATGAAGGTAGACTTCTTGTTAAGATCGCGAGGATGGCCATAGAGGAGCACCTGCGCGGATCAGAAACCCTCAGACTTCCTGATAACCTCCCTGAAGTTTTCAGAAAGAAAAGGGGGATTTTCGTTACACTCGAGAAGAACGGGAATCTGAGGGGATGTATAGGCTATCCGGAACCGACCAAACCCCTGATCGATGCCCTTGTTGAGGCAGCAATATCCGCCGCAACATGTGACCCGAGGTTCCCCCCAGTTAAACCTGAGGAGCTCGATGATATAGAGATTGAGGTGAGTGTGCTGACACCGCCGGAGCCCATTGAGGTTGAAAGCCCGGCCGAATACCCCAAGGTCATAAGGGTCGGTGTCGACGGCCTCATAGTTGAGAGGGGATGGGCCAGGGGACTGCTCCTTCCACAGGTCGCCACGGAGTGGGGCTGGGACGCTGAGGAGTTCCTCTGCAACACATGTATGAAGGCGGGTCTTCCGCCTGACTGCTTCTATGACCCTGAAACCAGGGTCTACAGGTTCCAGGCCCAGATATTCCATGAAGATGATTAA